A window of Variovorax sp. HW608 genomic DNA:
GACAACATCTACAAGGCGCGCATCAAGATCCTCGTGAAGGCCGAAGGCCAGGTCTACATCGACGACGTCGAGGCCGAGTACAAGCAGATCATCGAGCACGACGGCGCCCCGCACACCATCTCGCAGGCCGAGTTCGACCGCGTGAACGCCTCCTTCGTGCCGCCGACGCTCGCGACCCGCGTGTTCCGCAGCGCCGAGGAAACCGACGCCGAGCTGCGCGCCCAGGCGGCCGACGACGTGATGTTCGCGCGCTGGCTGGCCCGCAACGTCGCACCGCACAAGAACCCGGCGCTGCGCGCGGTGACGCTGTCCTTCAAGCGCCGCCTGCAGGCGCCCGGCGATGCATCGGCCGCGCAGCTCGAAACCGTCGCGACCTTGGCCGACCGCTTCAGCGCCGGCGAAGCCCGCGTGACGCACGACCAGAACGTGCTGCTGCCCTGGGTGCATGCCGAAGACCTGCACGCCCTGTGGCTTGCGGCCCGCGAGGCCGGCTTCGCGAGTGCCAACGTGCACCTGCTGACCGACATGATCGCCTGCCCCGGCGGCGACTTCTGCGCACTGGCCAACGCCCGCTCGATTCCGATCGCCGAAGCGATCACCGAGCGCTACCAGGACCTCGACGAGCTCGACGATCTCGGCGAGATCGACCTGCACATCAGCGGCTGCATCAACTCGTGCGGCCACCACCACAGCGGCCACATCGGCATCCTCGGCGTCGACAAGGACGGCAAGGAGTGGTACCAGGTCACGCTCGGCGGCTCGGACGGCTCCCAACTCAGCGGTCCGGCGCAGCCCGGCAAGGTGGTCGGCCCGTCGTTCTCGGCGGCCGAAGTGCCCGGCGTGATCGAAGCAGTGCTCAACACCTACCGCGACACCCGCGAATCCGGCGAAAGCTTCATCGACGCGCTGCGCCGCGTGGGCATCGAGCCCTTCAAGACCGCGGCCAACGGCGCACGCTTCAAGGTCGAGGAGGCCGCAGCATGAACAAGACCCTCAGGATCCTTGCCGCCGAAGACCACGTCGACAACGGCGAACCGAACGTGCTGCAACTGCCGAACGACGCCGATCCGCTGGCGATCGAGGTCTGCCTCGACGACGTGGAGCGCATCGACCTCGACTTCCCGAAGTTCACCGATGGCCGCGCCTACAGCCAGGCGTTCCTGCTGCGCCGCCGCCTTGGCTTCAAGGGCGATATCCGCGCCACCGGCGACGTGCTGATCGACCAGCTGGTGCAGATGCAGCGCATGGGTTTCTCCAGCGCCGTGCTGAGGGAAGGCGTGGACGCCACGGCTGCCCAGCGCCAGTTCGACCGCTTCGCCGCCTACTACCAGGGCGACGCGGTGCAGACCGCGCCCTTGTTCAAACGCGGCTGAGCGTGCCGCCGTCGCCCCGTCCCACTGGAATCCCCGCCCCATGAATATCGACCTCGAAGAACTCAACGCCAGGCTCGGCCGCAACGCCGAAGGCCTGGTGGACTGGGCCATCGGCCTGGGCCAGCCCGCGATCATCACCACCAACTTCCGCCCCTTCGAGGCGGTGATCCTGCACATGGTCACGCGCGTGAAACCCGACGTGCCCGTGGTCTGGATGGACAACGGCTACAACACCGAGGCCACCTACCGCTTCGCCGACGAGCTGACCCGGCTCTTGAAGCTCGATCTGCGCATCTTCGTGCCGCGGCGTTCGCGGGCGCATCGGGAAGCCGTCGACGGCCCGACGCCGGCGCTGGACGATCCGCGCCATGCCGCCTTCACCGAGGAAGTGAAGCTGGAGCCCTTTGCCCGTGCGCTGCGCGAGACGGCACCCAAGGTCTGGTTCACCGCGCTGCGCGCCACCGACACGGCCGTGCGCGCACAGATGGACCCGGTCAGCATCAATCCCGATGGCCTGATCAAGGTCGCCCCGCTCCTGCACTGGTCGTCCAAGGACCTGTACGACTACTGCCAGACGCACGGCCTGCCCAACAACTTCGACTACGTGGATCCCACCAAGGGCGAGGACAACCGTGAATGCGGTCTGCACCTCTCGCACTGAAGTCCCCAGCCCCTACAGATCCATTTCTTCAGCCCCCGATTCCATGAACGCCCGCACCGAACCCGACCTGCTGCTGCCGAGCGCGGAGACCCTGAGCCGCCTGTCCAACACGCAACTCGATGCGCTGGAAGAAGAGACCATCTTCATCCTGCGCGAAGTCGCGGCCTCCTTCGAACGGCCGACGCTGCTGTTCTCCGGCGGCAAGGATTCGCTGGTGCTGCTCAAGTGCGCGGAGAAGGCCTTCGGCGTCGGCCGAATCCCGTATCCGCTCCTGATGATCGACACGGGCCACAACTTCCCTGAAGTGACCCAGTTCCGCGATGCGCGCGCCAGGGAGCTCGGTGCCGAACTGATCGTGCGCAACGTCGAGGATTCGATGGCGCGCGGCACGGTGCGCCTCGCGCACCCGGGCGAATCGCGCAACGTGCACCAGTCGGTCACGCTGCTCGAAGCCATCGAGGAATTCCGCTTCGACGCGCTGATCGGCGGCGCGCGCCGCGACGAGGAAAAGGCCCGCGCCAAGGAGCGCATCTTTTCGCACCGCGACAGCTTCGGCCAGTGGCAGCCCAAGGACCAGCGGCCCGAACTGTGGACGCTGTTCAACACCCGCCTGGCACCGGGCGAGCACTTCCGCGTCTTCCCGATCTCGAACTGGACCGAGCTCGACGTCTGGCAATACATCGAGCGCGAGCACATCGCCCTGCCCTCGATCTACTACACCCACAAGCGCGAAGTGGTCGAGCGCCGCGGCCTGCTGGTGCCGGTGACCGAACTCACGCCGCCGCGCGACGGCGAACAGATCGAGGTGCGCGACGTTCGCTTCCGCACCGTGGGCGACATCACCTGCACCTGCCCGGTGGAAAGCCTCGCGGCCGATGCGGCCGACGTGGTGGTCGAGACGCTGGCCGCCGAAGTGAGCGAGCGCGGCGCCACGCGCATGGACGACAAGACGTCCGAAGCCTCGATGGAAAAGCGCAAGAAGGACGGGTACTTCTAACTCGCCCCCAGGCTTGCTCACTTCGTGTAGCCGCCCACCCCCGACCGGGGGCAACACCAGCGGCCCGGCAAAGCCGGTTCCGCGGTGTTTCTGGGATGGGGTCCGTTGGTATTTTTAGGTTGCTATGAACATGACTGCTGTTGCTTCTTCTCAATCGACTGCCGCCGAAACCGGCGCCGCGCTGCGCTTCATCACCTGCGGCAGCGTGGACGACGGCAAGAGCACGCTGATCGGCCGCCTGCTGGTCGACAGCAAGACCGTGCTGCAAGACCAGTTGGCCGGCGTGCAGCGCGGCGGCGAGGTCGATCTGGCGCTGCTCACCGACGGCCTGTCGGCCGAACGCGAGCAAGGCATCACGATCGACGTGGCCTATCGCTATTTCTCGACTGCGCACCGCAAGTTCGTGATCGGCGACGCGCCGGGCCACGAGCAGTACACCCGCAACATGGTCACTGCCGCTTCGAGCGCCGATGCCGCCGTGGTGCTGGTCGACGCGACCAAGCTGGCCTGGGCCGCCGAAGTCGGCGACGGCGAGGTCGTGAAGCGCGAACTGCTGCCGCAGACCCGCCGCCACACCCTGCTGTGCCACCTGCTGCGCGTGCAGTCGATCGTGTTCGCGGTCAACAAGCTCGATGCGATCGACGA
This region includes:
- a CDS encoding nitrite/sulfite reductase; this translates as MYQYTDFDRQFVHLRAAQFRDQLERWQTGRLSEDEFRPLRLQNGWYVQRYAPMLRVAVPYGELSSKQLRVLAKIAREYDEPEAEVYKNAVATQGKLGSHKLPTHYAHFTTRTNVQYNWIPLSKSADVMDLLASVDMHGIQTSGNCIRNITSDERAGIAIDEVADPRPYAEIMRQWSTLHPEFAFLPRKFKIAISGAAEDRAATGWHDVGLHLVKNDRGELGFRVQVGGGMGRTPIIGTVLREFLPWNQIMNYLEAVIRVYNRYGRRDNIYKARIKILVKAEGQVYIDDVEAEYKQIIEHDGAPHTISQAEFDRVNASFVPPTLATRVFRSAEETDAELRAQAADDVMFARWLARNVAPHKNPALRAVTLSFKRRLQAPGDASAAQLETVATLADRFSAGEARVTHDQNVLLPWVHAEDLHALWLAAREAGFASANVHLLTDMIACPGGDFCALANARSIPIAEAITERYQDLDELDDLGEIDLHISGCINSCGHHHSGHIGILGVDKDGKEWYQVTLGGSDGSQLSGPAQPGKVVGPSFSAAEVPGVIEAVLNTYRDTRESGESFIDALRRVGIEPFKTAANGARFKVEEAAA
- a CDS encoding DUF934 domain-containing protein: MNKTLRILAAEDHVDNGEPNVLQLPNDADPLAIEVCLDDVERIDLDFPKFTDGRAYSQAFLLRRRLGFKGDIRATGDVLIDQLVQMQRMGFSSAVLREGVDATAAQRQFDRFAAYYQGDAVQTAPLFKRG
- a CDS encoding phosphoadenosine phosphosulfate reductase domain-containing protein, which gives rise to MNIDLEELNARLGRNAEGLVDWAIGLGQPAIITTNFRPFEAVILHMVTRVKPDVPVVWMDNGYNTEATYRFADELTRLLKLDLRIFVPRRSRAHREAVDGPTPALDDPRHAAFTEEVKLEPFARALRETAPKVWFTALRATDTAVRAQMDPVSINPDGLIKVAPLLHWSSKDLYDYCQTHGLPNNFDYVDPTKGEDNRECGLHLSH
- the cysD gene encoding sulfate adenylyltransferase subunit CysD, yielding MNARTEPDLLLPSAETLSRLSNTQLDALEEETIFILREVAASFERPTLLFSGGKDSLVLLKCAEKAFGVGRIPYPLLMIDTGHNFPEVTQFRDARARELGAELIVRNVEDSMARGTVRLAHPGESRNVHQSVTLLEAIEEFRFDALIGGARRDEEKARAKERIFSHRDSFGQWQPKDQRPELWTLFNTRLAPGEHFRVFPISNWTELDVWQYIEREHIALPSIYYTHKREVVERRGLLVPVTELTPPRDGEQIEVRDVRFRTVGDITCTCPVESLAADAADVVVETLAAEVSERGATRMDDKTSEASMEKRKKDGYF